Below is a genomic region from Elusimicrobiota bacterium.
CGGCCGCCGTCCGGGCCGGGCTTCACGCCAAGTCCGGCGTGATGGTCGGGTTGGGGGAAACCCGCGAGGAGCTGGGCGAGGCGTTTCGGGATTTGAGCGCCGCCGGCGTCCGGTCCCTCACCGTGGGACAATACCTGCCGCCCAGCCCCGCCCATTTTCCGGTGGACCGGTTTTATTCCTTGAACGAATTTGAGGATTTGAAACGGCGAGCGACGCCGTTGTTTGAGAAAGCGATGGTCGGTCCCCTGGTGCGCAGTTCCTACCACGCGGACGACATGGTGAAATCATGAAACAGCATTCCCCCGGATTTTTAAAGTTGGTGGAGGACGCCAAATCCCGCGTCCGCGAAATCAGCGTCGCCGACGTGCGGGCCCATCTGGAGCGGCGTCAGCCGTTCCGTTTTATCGACGTGCGGGAGGACCGGGAGTGGGCCCAGGGCCACGCCGCCGGGGCGGAACACATGGGGCGGGGCGTGCTGGAACGCGACGTGGAAAAGGCCATTCCCGATTTCCAAACCCCCCTGGTGCTTTACTGCGGGGGCGGATTCCGATCCGCCCTGGCGGCCGACAGCCTCCAAAAAATGGGCTATCAAAACGTTTTTTCCCTCACGGGCGGTTGGTCGGCCTGGGTGGACGCCGGCGGCCCGGTGGAAGGCGTTCGATGACCGGTCCCGCGATGCAGCGCACCCCTTTCTACGCCCATCACGTGGCCGCGCGGGGAAAACTGGTTCCCTTCGCCGGGTGGGAAATGCCGGTGCAATTTTCCACCGTGATGGCGGAGCACAAAGCGGTTCGGGAACGGGCCGGCGTTTTCGATATTTCCCATATGGGCCAAGTCTGGGTGGCCGGTCCCGAGGCCCGGGCGTTTCTCCAAAAGCTGGTCA
It encodes:
- a CDS encoding sulfurtransferase codes for the protein MMKQHSPGFLKLVEDAKSRVREISVADVRAHLERRQPFRFIDVREDREWAQGHAAGAEHMGRGVLERDVEKAIPDFQTPLVLYCGGGFRSALAADSLQKMGYQNVFSLTGGWSAWVDAGGPVEGVR